Proteins encoded together in one Peribacillus asahii window:
- the spoIIM gene encoding stage II sporulation protein M: MKKRSAVQNAVIHHITEHSSLYVFITVLFLMGVIFGAVLVNSLSFTQKEDLFYYLSQFFGQVSDGQIAATHEMFQQSVLHNLRYISFIWILGISIIGLPVILILLFLKGMVVGFTVGFLVNQMGWSGFLLSFVSILPQNIFLVPVFIIISVLAVSLSMKMISRIFLKQIRTPLKPVIMRYIFSLVFSLVFIVVAGGIEAYISPSIMKSVVSLLAE; this comes from the coding sequence ATGAAAAAACGATCTGCCGTACAAAATGCCGTAATCCATCATATTACTGAACATTCCTCACTATACGTATTTATTACTGTCCTCTTTTTAATGGGGGTTATTTTTGGAGCCGTGCTTGTGAATAGTTTAAGCTTTACACAAAAAGAAGATTTGTTCTATTATTTATCGCAATTTTTTGGACAAGTTTCAGATGGGCAAATCGCAGCTACACATGAAATGTTTCAACAAAGTGTGCTTCATAACTTAAGATATATCAGTTTCATTTGGATTTTAGGTATTTCGATTATTGGTTTACCAGTCATTTTAATTTTATTATTTTTAAAAGGCATGGTCGTGGGCTTTACAGTTGGTTTTTTAGTCAATCAAATGGGATGGAGTGGATTTTTATTATCCTTTGTTTCCATTTTGCCGCAAAATATTTTTCTTGTACCTGTTTTTATTATTATTAGTGTGTTAGCTGTGTCGTTATCGATGAAAATGATTAGTCGTATTTTTTTAAAACAAATTCGCACACCGTTAAAGCCGGTGATTATGCGTTACATATTTTCTCTTGTTTTTTCACTAGTATTTATAGTAGTGGCAGGAGGGATTGAAGCATATATATCACCATCTATTATGAAAAGTGT